The nucleotide sequence TACTACTGAAAAATGCACAAAATCGACCTTATCAAAGCTTTCGGAATGTACGAATGCACGGCAGTTAAGCGAAAATGCTGTTACGATTTAGTTAAAGAGCTAAATATAAAACCTTTAACAATTTTTCAGCGGTTATTGTAATAGTGATGATACCAAATTTACGGCTCAAAACCCTGGAATagtaaatatgtaataaatgaaaacccatcataaaattaaaactggtcTCAGTATTTTTTGGTTTTCAATTGCTTCTGACGTCGAGTATATAATGTTTTCAGACATCTAAAGGTGATATTTTAAAGGCATTATCTTAAATCATAATTAATGTAACAAAAACACCAAATCTTAAATATAGGGCAAACACCTCCCAAGGGATGTCAAGTTCTTTTGCGTGTCTGCTTGAGCTGAAATGTTtaacattcacaaatactaggcttatataaatacacactcgGGAATAAGAACAAGCACATACAACACATATAATTACACATTCGGGTATAAGCCCAatccacatacatacaatatttatataattatgcggTTGTGAGTAAGCACAATTCACCTGTATTCCATTAGTCTGAAAAAGTGAGCTGCAATGTATCCAGACGACTGAATTTTTACATTTGGAAATGTCAAAAGTCCGTCCCAGAAGTGATGCTGACTACTACTAATATAGTAATTGCAAGAAAAGTCAAAAGATCGGATAACCCGCCAAGGTTACTGTAAAAACTATAACCTACTCCGCGACCTTGACCTTTTAATGTCAGGCCTGGCAGATTTAAATGTTAAGGCATCTGTGTTATACTTCAGCAAAACGAAGTGACTTTACACATATGTAACCGGCCAAGAAACAATTAAAAGCCAGAAATCTCAGTCCATGATTAAGGAATTACCGTTATGATTTAACCTTCTGAAAAAACTACTGCAAATGAACATGATTACGAAATACTGAAACTTCCGAAGATCTGCGACTTAACCTTAATGACCTGTAAAGGGCAACCCGACTAAATTATAGTTTTCCATGAAGAAAaggataataaatatatgtagccAGCTAGGAAGCATTTTAGATGTCTAAATTATGTGATCTTAACATACCAAGACCATTAACCTTTGCCCGATTTTTTCCAAAAGGCAATCATCTCGAGAAGGTTGCCTAATGAATATAATATCTGTCCCGTTTTATTAATATCCGTTCAACCGTTCTCGAACAATACTAAACACTCACATTTCTCCCACCTTCATCGGAGGAGATACTTAGGAAAATatggtgggggagagagagagagagagagagagagagagagagagagagagagagagagagagagagagagagagagagagagaatgctgcatCTTTACCAACGCTTGTCGTGTTTAGAGCGATGTGTCCATGGAAACCAGGAGTTAGGTGCCTGCTGCAGGAGTGGGCGGACGAGGCTAATGAGAGGACGCCCGCCCCACGATCCAACACGAGGCATAATCGCCTCACGCCTTTACTGCTTCTCGAAATGGGCGTCACCACCAAATATTGGCGACCGGCTTCCTCCCAGTATCCGTGGCATGAGTATTCTGCGAAAGTAATTGAAAACATTATGAGGCTTCGTGACAAATAGGAGAAAAACAGATAATGTTAAGGAAATAATTGCAAGACGATATCTGAATATTTTGGCAAAATCATAGTAGAGGAAATGCAAACATTTTGGGAAATTAATAACGAAAAACTGGCGAGTAtcctaaaaaataatgaagaacaaaaaagGCAGTAACCGTCCCTTGTTAATACTGCTCATTACCTGGCCTCTTAACAGAAGTATCTTAAATGGATTGTATACATCTTGCAATTCTTGACATGAATACTCATTTACTGTACATAATATGGACTCTTATTAATAGGTGCTGAAGACTGATATCTTTCACGTGTCATCTTCATTGTTCCTAATACGAGTGTTACCTAATAATCTTAGTCAGGAACTGTGCATAACTTGAGAGTGGTTTgggtggtaatttttttattactgacttGAATAATTATGAATAGTACCTAgcgtatattattatatataatttattgtgcTGCGACGAAGCCCCTAAGATTCATTACTATATGACTATTTATTAGAGAAGGAATCTTCTAGACAAGCTTCCTAAAGTTTTCGGAGTCAAATGAAAGATAGAATGAATACTGAATCTTGCACTTGTAAAAAATGAGGAACAATGGACGTAAACCGGTAAAAATTCGTTAGTTTAGTAATACATCAATTAATTTCCCTAACTATTGTTAGAAGacgaataatatttttcatatacactAAGGGAATAAAAGGATAGGGAAGGATATCTGATAAGAtaaattgacataaaaatagatcAAAACTTACAAATTCAATCTTTACTTTATAGTTGGTATACTTTATTACTGtcggtgaattttttttaacattgtttttagtGTATTATAAAATGTGGAAATGTATAATCAATGGGGTAACTGAATACTAtgtattcactatatatatatatatatatatatatatatatatatatatatatatatatatatatatatatatatatatatatatatatataaacagtaagttatatattatatatattctcatatatatatatatataaacatatatatatatatatatatatatatatatatatatacatatatatatatatatatatatatatatatatatatatatatatatatatatatatatatatatatatatatatatatatatatatacatacatatatatatatatatatatatatatatatatatatatatatatatatatatatatatatatatatttttaaatgtcataCAAAAATCAGATGAtgaaaaatgtaataacaaaatcactaacttattgaaaaaaaaattaaataaacaacaaaccattCGCGGTAAACAGTCACTAATAAATAAGCTGTCGACAGTAGAATGGACCTAAATGCCAATCCTCCGTCCAACTTTCAGaaacttattaaaatgaaaggccCAATTTATCTGACTAGAGTACAGAACAGGGATCCGCATCCTTAATGGGGCAAGAAATTGGCGATGGACTGCGAGTTGTCCTGTCAACGTATGCAGGCAATGCTTTCTATTGGACCGAATATTCACGAGAATCCGTATGTGCTTTTGTGTCTGCGTACATTTTTCAGCTATACAGAGAAAGTATTGTGTACGTACACTTATAAACAATAAGCTCTCTAAcctaatacatacgtacatatatattatatatataatactgtatatatatatatatatatatatatatatatatatatatatatatatatatatatatatatatatatatatatatatatatatatatatatatatatatatatatatatatatatatatatatatatatatatatatatatatatatatatatatataatgtaatttgtacgtgtttataaatttttgtcacatacacgcgTTACTTTTTGCTACTTAAAAACGTTAAACCATAAATAGTGCTTAACATCAAAATCacaatatcttgggaataacttgcactcaAGGGAATTTGTAATGGAGATGTGCCCTGCGGCCGCCAGGATTTGCAGaagcatttttctattttaattccagttggatgtaagttattctcacGGTGTAGTGAATATGACATTAAGCGATATTTATagcataatatttatgtatgtatgtatgtgtgtatgaatgtgtacgtgtgtgtgtatgtgtatgtatgttcgtatgtatgtatgtgtgtgttaatccATTTCCTCATTTTTGGAGAGAAACCTCCTGACTTTGTAGTTTTCTTGAACCACTTGGGCTTAGGAGAGGTGACTAAATAATCTTTGCAAGTCGTTTTAACCAAGGTcatgtattaaaataaatgaacagcgTTAAAATATAAGCTTCATTTTTCTGATGGTATACGAAAGCGAGTTCAAAAGAGCCTTACTATTCAAATTtcaaatacattctaaaatatGCAGTAATGTTATATAATACGAAGGCGTAATATTATATAATACGAAGGCgtaatcttatttaattttaagtcCAAAGTCTTAAGTGTTTCTTCATAATATTAGTTCACGATAAAATTTCCCTCGAATAtctattattacatattttcaatCCACTGCGGATCACAGAACTTCATATTTACAGCGCTAACGGTCAGCAGCAAATCTTTCATAAGATTTTATACgcttaagaataaataaacagttgTTGAAGAACCCCGCTGCTCAACATATGTGGAGTTAAATGAAATTCAAGAGATAATCTCAATAATGCAAAACGGGCAGAGGAGTAGAAGAGTAACCGGCGTAGGACGGAACGAATACCGAATATGCATGTTGCATGTCACCCTGATTCATTAACATGAAGAGCGAGCCACCCTCAGCCGCTGGTCAATCATTTCCAAGGATGAATAATCCACAAGAATGCATGAGAACTCAGCGGGCAGGTTCCTAAATGAATCAGCCTGGCGCATAAGTCATGAGCGAGACAGAGGCCCCTTCACCATTTCGAACACCGGCTGATGTATTCCgagatgacgacgacgacgacgacgacgacgaggggATTCACTCGGGGTTGTAAAAACTATAATGAACTCTTGTGTTTTGATTCCGTCTTCCAAGATTAAAACGCCGCGGTTCATCTTGGTGCATCAAAAATATCAAGACGTGTGCCATAGTGTTAACTGAGCAAACAACTGAGAGGCAGaaaaataataagggaaaaaaaaaaggtagacgAACgctgatttaatttttaatatccagAAGTGAAACACCCGGTCTCGCATGATTTAGGAGTGAAGAATTCTGGAAGTTTCTTAAAACAAAAgatctccctcccctctccctccctccctccggtCCCGGGAAccaaatgaattaaaaagaaataagctGTCAGAGGCATCTGGCTTTCTGGTCGACGGAGACGCAATTAAAATTTCTTCGGCCTTTTAACCGCCTCGGTGAATGAGCGACCTTAGATGCCAAAGGTCAAAAGAAAATCGGGCAACAGCTGATCTCgcttaaaaaagggaaaaaaggaaagagaatacaagaaagcaataaagATAATACATAAGTCTTTATGCGCTACTGAAATGGCAGTGAATCCGGTCATAAATATTGCAAGTAACAATTGAAAATGGCAGCTCAGTAACTTCATTAATGTCTTATGAACAGTccactgtttttgttttaaatgcttGAAAAAGTGTCAAGTCATTAACATAATAGTATGGAAGAAAAGGTcaacaatacaatatttttagcTGACAAAAAATATGGAGTGgcagaaatgtaataattttttttagtagacATTTACTGAAAGTGAAGTAACACTTAGCAACGACTagttattcaaaaaaattaatttatgatgtGCAAATAATAGGGTCCTACATGACTGACCAAATGTGAGCCGATAAAGAGGGCTCCGAAAGTAAAATAGGATACTGATGATGATTGAAGAAGCCTTTCTGGGCCCCTACACTAAAACTGTGACCTCATGAGAGTGAAGAGGCCATTCTGCAGCAAGATACGAAACGGCCAAATACCTGAGTACGAGCAAGTGTCGTGGATCTCGAGGGTACTTGTGTCGGAGCATCCAACGATGAGGGCCGTGTAACGGGCTCCGTCGCATTCGGACTGATCTCCACTCAACTGGCTCCCGCCGGATGCACTTCCgatgctgccgctgctgctgctgctgctgctgctgcttcctcctcctcctcctcctcctccacctcctccgaGCGCTACGGCACCCGCTCCATTCCCGTTGGTTCCTGAGCCTCCTCCGGAATTGGAGGTGGAGGCGGCAACGTTGGCCCCATCGCTGGAGCCACCTTGGCTCTCGCTGTTGTGTGTCACCTTGTAGCGGCCCATTCCGGGACACTGGCGACTCTCTGCGTTTCCACCTGCAGGACAAAGAGCTCCATTAATGAGGATTTACCTGGGAGGCACACAGCGCGCTTGGATCAAGGCTCACCTGGAATGCGTATGGAGCGATTAAAGACGGATTTGCAAACGTCACGTAGTTGAGGTGAGGGTGAATCCCAAATACTTGGAATTAAATCAAATTCTTTGTTAATGCGTCTCTTACCCATCTTTGTTGGGAATTGGATGTTATTCGAATTCAGCTCCATAAAATTTCATGCGCAAATAGACGACTAAAATAAGAATATGCTCCAGTATGATATGTAAAGTTATGATAATTGAAAGTTTAGCTAAATACGCTAAAAAAGTGACGGATAAAACCATTGACCATGTAAACAGTTCTaagttatttttatgcattaatccTACCATCACAGTAATGTTTATGGATAAATGATCAACCAAAGCATACCCCAAATCAATGCGATCAACAGTGAATAAACTTAATGCGATAATGTCACTTATAATTTCAGTTAAATGTAATAAGGTCATTTATAATTTCACTCACTGACGAAAGTGGTATAGTTGGTAGAGGTGAGGTCGAAGTGTGGAGGGTCACAGGCTGTACGTACTGGTACAGGTTTACCTGAAAGCAAAAAGATACATGTACATTTAAACAGTTGCACAAACTGATAGAAATATTCAAAGTTAATTACGCATTTACTACATGGAAAGTACTCTTAAACGAAGACGGTTAGTTTTTTAAACTAAAGTAAAACTTTAATTATATAGTTTTGTTAGGGACGCGTATATGAAGATCTTAAAATTAGTCACAAAAACTAACGAAAATACGGATCAGTGTAAGcacatataaaaggaaaatactgtTAAGCGTTCACCGTTATTACTAaatctttaataagaaatttatcaAAGGCGTAAATTCTATGGTTTGCAACATTACCGCCGATGGAGCTAATTCTatacctttctttgttttcaatggttTATGTTGTACCATGCAGCCTttcacatttgtatataatgatatttatggTGTACAATTTATTTTCAACCTTGGTTCTTGGAAGGGGAGCGTGGTTCAGATGGTGAAGCCTACTGTCAAAAACTGTTTTGTCATATGTCTTTAGCTCTTTTCTTCATTCGAATTATCATAGCTTAACGTTCTTCTTATGTGACCATGTCTGGAATATTGCTTATATTTCAGTCTCCTTTATtaggttattgagagagagagagagagagagagagagagagagagagagagagagagagagagagagagagagagaactatgagCATAGGTTATACTGTACAAGCATCAGGGTccctttacgagagagagagagagagagagagagagagagagagagagagagagagagagagagaggttgttgtggggaagggggtacagggtATATACGGCTCCTTGGTCTCGAGATTGTTTACTCTATCTAGCGACAAGTAGAACGGATTGTCCCGATCCTACAATGAGAGGGGAAGTTTACGCCAAAGTTCTGAAGAGGTCCTTTGACGCAGGAAATTGGTGACTAGTTAGCAGACACTTGTCAAACAAGCCAAGTCGAATCAGGGACTTGTCGCCACCGACCAACGGAGACTTGTTCGGAGAATTCGCGTCCTTCCTTGTCTCGTGAGACGCAAAATCCGATTCGAAGGGATTTGAACAGTAAAGGGATTTCGCATATTCCGGGAATGAACAGTAAAGGGGGTTTCGCAGATGCTGAGCTGGAACTGTAGAGGGATTTCGCCAATTTGAAGGGGTGGAGACTAAGGGGTTTACCTCATTCGTTGGTTGTACAGTAAAGGGGTTGCGCTTATGTGAGGGGCTGAACTGTAAAGGGATTTCTGTAAGTAGACGTGTTGAACTATAAGGGAGAtttaaagtacaataaaaaagaggaaaaaatcgtCTTTAGGGGTTAAACTGTGAAGGGATTTCGTTTTCTACAGGGTTGCACAGTACAGGGTTTTCGTTTGTCAGGGATTTGAGCTGTTGCAAGGGggatttcgctttttttttttttttaggtagctGGACTGTAAAGACATTTCGCCTATATGAAAGTTGATCTTGAAAAGGATTGCATAGATTTATCAAGTTGAACTAAAGACGATTTACGAAACCAAAACGTTGGTTTTAACTTCATTAAGTAAATACGACGATAAATAACGTTTGTTGATTGTTTTCCGTTCACGAAAATCAAAAGTGATTCCCGATCATTGTTAGTCAACGAATCTACCTCCACGGTTTAATACCTTGAAACTTTAAAGCAGTCATTTCACAGTTGGGAAACGTACTATCCTATAtgcacttaaataaaaaaaatgaatgctatataattaaatgaaaattttttataccaCCTTTCAATTAATTTTGAGACAAAAGACAcgaatatgtatgtaataacgATGGAGGTAGTATCCGAGTTATATGACTATTATGTAAGAATTTCTAGGTCTTTTTCCGACAGCGGATCATTGAGATATCGAAGTGGGGAGATATCCTGCAACACTAAACCTGAAGGATACACCCTTAAGGATAGTTTcgttaaaataaactgaaaggaaataaagaagatgaaactAAAGGGAAATCAAAATGCTTCCGTAATAAGTTCTGTacaaacttttcttttacagCGGATAATGAAAATGAGCAAGAAACGAATTATTACAAGTTCTGCTCGTGAGAGCTAGTTCTTATAGTGACTAGTCTGTAACAGAACTGTTTCTTGTAAAGCATCATGATATGTAAAATTGGCACGCTTATGGAACTAACGCACAACGATGAAAAATGAACATAACGGAATTTACAGtctcattataataattttctcttacgAAAACGGTTGCGTGACTCTCTATATGCAACAGAGCAAGAAACTGTGATGGCAATAATACTTGGAATACTTGGCGGCGTTTTACCATAAAAACAACCACTGACTTTGGCTACCgtatttttttcctataaattACAATCACGATTTCTACTGAAACATGAAGTCAGCCATCGAATTTACGAACACCAGGCAGGGTTTGCATTAACGTGGTTTTCTGAAAAAATGAACTAAGAACACAAAGCGAAATGCGAACAGTACGTGGTTTATCATTAAAAACCATGTTCCTAGCCACCGCCGTGATTTCTGTATGCATACAGTAAGGCTAtcggtaagtttttttttttttttttttttttttttttttatctgatcgAGACGTGGAATTTAAACAACGTATTCACGCACACCGATAATTTTGCTTGATTACTTACCCATAAGAATCTCCAAAACGTGGTCATCACGCGCCAGCATGTGGACGCACTGATACCCACTTGTGCTAGAAGTGTAAAGAAAGTACATATTAATGTAAGCAGTTGGTGTTGATTTACGTACACACGATATGTGACCTATACATGAAGCATAAACAGCAGCCAGGCAACATGACACTTCCTGGAGGCGAACAGTTAAACACAGTTGACCCAGTTCATGGAGACAAACTAGAACTGTTTCAGGGACACTACTAATGAACAGCATCTATTATCCATAACACATTAGCATCAATATAATTAGGAGACCTTGACTCCGTCAACAAAAACATCATTATCTCATTCATTGGAATAAGCGCTTATTTATTTGTCAGCTACAGTGACATCGTATAATTAAAGGTCATGGGCTGCAGCCAGGGAAAACTTACCATCTGTAGATGACCCTTGTGACATACGTTGCCGATCTCTTCGTGTGGGCGTAAGGTTCTAAGCAGGCGTGGGTAACAGGTCCGTGAGAGATGTGACCTGTTAGTCTCAGGGTCGAATTCTTCCTGGTCACGTGGAGGGTGATGTGTCCGTCCAGAGAGTGCCAGTGAGGGCCACCCACCCACGATGGGAAGCGGCATTTGCTTCCGCTGGTGTCCACTGCAAAAGACGACATCAAATTACTTTCGAGTTGTCAACTCATAGGTCGAGTAATGTTAGTCTTACTTTTTCATATAGTTTAAAGGCCTGAAAAGAAAGGAAGTAGTGTAACGTCTAACACTGGAGGAAGCGACAGATTTGAGAAGTAGACTCAATAAAAAGTTTACTTCTGATTCAAGGAGTAAGCAATGCAGTACTTCTGATTCAAGGAGTAAGCAATGCAGGAACAGCGCAGCCGACTactgttttaaaagttttatttcacaAGTGTTgaaatatcagatttttttttattcaggtagtAAGAATTTTTTATATCTGTGAAGTAGACAATTTTCTGAAGTGATGAGACATTTGATTTCTGAAATATGCAGCAGCAGGATCATGATGACAGATCTTAGAGAGACAAGTGTACAATGTTAAATTTGCGAAGAGTTTGaatgttttctttatgaaataagtATAAAGGTggaggaatattttatttatgaagtagACGATTTATTGACCCTTTATTTCGGGAGTGGAAAAATGTCTAGTTTCTGAAGagctaaaatattttatttctgaaataacgGTACTTATCAAACGAGGCAAATAAAATGTTacaaatcataaagaaaaaaattcgatTTCTGGGGGGTAATGTGAAGTAATATTCAAAGTCTCATCAATTTAAGGTAGTAAATAAATACGTTCAAAATTCTTATATCGTAAACCAAATAATGTCAGAGCTTTGTCAAAAAAAGCAGTTATGAAACTTGGAAACGAAAATTTCACTACCGCACTTTCCCTATATTTCCTAAATACCTTGCATACACAGGAACTACtttcaacaaaaaagaaatctaatagCTCGTATAATGTGTTCCATTACAAAAgacttttttcaaataaattttagaaagCGAAATGAAAACGCATATGTCATTTCCATTTTACTACTTCGAAGTTGAATTATTTCGAGGCGAAGAACCAGCTTAAACATATACCGTCTTATACccaattcatttaatttcttccaAATACTTGGCATAGTGAACCTTCACTACCCAAATAACTTCCACAAAATCTCAGCGAGAACTGGCAACgaccattaaaaaagaaaaaaaaaaaagttcgaaaacgattaaaaaaaggatgaaataaaaagaaaaacggagAACCGAATGAATTAAATATCTCATTAAACGCTGGTCGTGCATTTAAAATCGCTCGTCGCTTCATCCATTGGCGCCAAAAAGGTTTTCGAGCTGAGCCCGAGATATTTCTGAGGTGGGGgtctgtatgtgcgtgtgtttgttggGAAAAGGgatggggaaagggagggagggggaggatttctcctccccctccaaaaTCCCATGTCGCTCTCGTGATTCGTCGTTTTCTTCATCTGAAGATGCACACGATTCTTCTAGTATTTCCATCTCATTATCTCGCTCATTAGAGGAATAAAGAAAGCCCATGAAATCGCGCAGCATGAATAATTCTCCTCTACGAGAGAGGAGATCCTATAAGACCCGTCGCTTGcatcctctctccctttctcgttcgaggatctctctctctctctctctctctctctctctctcagccatgaGGCAGGAGTGGCCCTTTTGCAATACAATTAACGAGGTCCTAAACCACATCCAATACGCCCAGAAAATGCTTCGAAAACGCAGGCCGATTTTTCTCTGCGTCTTTCTTTccgagcatacacacacatacacaagcaggTGTACGATATACAACAACACCAGCTCTTACATGGATGCGTTTTCCGCATAAGAGGTAAATCTTTATTGATTATAAGATATAGTAAAAGTGTAATTTTTGGCaggtagatatttaaaaaaaataaaattcaaggcGCACTTTCTTATTGTGTATTTTGTGtcgatttactttattttttgacaCATTCATACACCTATACACAAACGCTATATAGCTATATAAATGCGCAAATGCACGTTATACATGTAAAGCACAGCGCTGCACAGTATATTTGAAATTTACAAACACTCCAAAACTGAGCACAGTTGCACGTATTCCAAAAACAACGAGCAAGAAGGATCTGTGATCGTGACTTTCAGTATACATGCGAGTCCAATTAGATAGTAAAACATCGAAAacgtttaaataatttatattccaCAGGGCATAATGTAACTTTGGAAGCACCCTGCTTTTAGAGCATTTCCGCTTTCTTAATACCATATATGTCAATAAGCAACTTAACGCACTCGAGGAAg is from Macrobrachium rosenbergii isolate ZJJX-2024 chromosome 10, ASM4041242v1, whole genome shotgun sequence and encodes:
- the LOC136842511 gene encoding uncharacterized protein isoform X2, producing the protein MGPPHTLKMTRQLTLRLLAVIFAANVNAAPSKCVLPAVWRGAWFHSGMATVNIDETTVSSKGTCLENDRDRYLFHDKFHQCFRCLVIHEKHMNVLQYKETFCDGTRSLEYVCSLLTGDAQLHSMFRLGAAPVPCPFPHTYTFTYNRGQAECTYPLSTVDSCTEDWRMLFRYQACPDIQGTESTIEEFMCLAAWKEGSNRYLVGKTDHQRATSDEDRYRCFVYDSWNNRSHSGFMVAQSGDATCNGLFSIISGSRTLILTKVDTSGSKCRFPSWVGGPHWHSLDGHITLHVTRKNSTLRLTGHISHGPVTHACLEPYAHTKRSATYVTRVIYRCTSGYQCVHMLARDDHVLEILMGKPVPVRTACDPPHFDLTSTNYTTFVSGNAESRQCPGMGRYKVTHNSESQGGSSDGANVAASTSNSGGGSGTNGNGAGAVALGGGGGGGGGGGSSSSSSSSSGSIGSASGGSQLSGDQSECDGARYTALIVGCSDTSTLEIHDTCSYSEYSCHGYWEEAGRQYLVVTPISRSSKGVRRLCLVLDRGAGVLSLASSAHSCSRHLTPGFHGHIALNTTSVGGCGQLSPASASSVLQRVSVPLIWAVTLMSLVQCVDARLWTF
- the LOC136842511 gene encoding uncharacterized protein isoform X1; protein product: MGPPHTLKMTRQLTLRLLAVIFAANVNAAPSKCVLPAVWRGAWFHSGMATVNIDETTVSSKGTCLENDRDRYLFHDKFHQCFRCLVIHEKHMNVLQYKETFCDGTRSLEYVCSLLTGDAQLHSMFRLGAAPVPCPFPHTYTFTYNRGQAECTYPLSTVDSCTEDWRMLFRYQACPDIQGTESTIEEFMCLAAWKEGSNRYLVGKTDHQRATSDEDRYRCFVYDSWNNRSHSGFMVAQSGDATCNGLFSIISGSRTLILTKVDTSGSKCRFPSWVGGPHWHSLDGHITLHVTRKNSTLRLTGHISHGPVTHACLEPYAHTKRSATYVTRVIYRCTSGYQCVHMLARDDHVLEILMGKPVPVRTACDPPHFDLTSTNYTTFVSGNAESRQCPGMGRYKVTHNSESQGGSSDGANVAASTSNSGGGSGTNGNGAGAVALGGGGGGGGGGGSSSSSSSSSGSIGSASGGSQLSGDQSECDGARYTALIVGCSDTSTLEIHDTCSYSEYSCHGYWEEAGRQYLVVTPISRSSKGVRRLCLVLDRGAGVLSLASSAHSCSRHLTPGFHGHIALNTTSVAGGCGQLSPASASSVLQRVSVPLIWAVTLMSLVQCVDARLWTF